Below is a genomic region from Lemur catta isolate mLemCat1 chromosome 15, mLemCat1.pri, whole genome shotgun sequence.
GCGGCTGCTGTCCCGCCCGGCACCACCGCTTCCCCCTCCCAGCCGCCCCCTTTTCCAGAGGATGAGAGGAGAACCCGCTGGAGCAGCAGCAGGCTGTGTGGGGACAGTCGGGGTTCTTGGTCCTGGATTCAGTTCTGCCTCTAACCCCTTCGGCATCCAGTCCCTTTTGTTTCTTATCCTTGGCATTTCTGATCCTGTCTGATCAGATGATATGTTTCCAGTCTTGTGAAAATGGCCAAGTCCCACATACAGGTAAAGAATTGCAGCGAtgtgtttgcatatttttataaaggCTCTGGAGAAAGCGGGCTTCTGGGAGGCTGGCAGACCCTAGCAGAGGTGGGAAGCCTGGTGGAGCTGGCAGGATGGGTGTTCTGGAACAGGACAAGGAGGGTGCTGCCTGCCGATGGGGCTGGTTATGAAAGCGTGGGCATCACTGGGTTCCACCTTGGGTGCCCCTGGTTCAGTGGGTCTGGGTGAGCCACGATGCCAGTGATTAGCTCTGTTTGCTGGAGCTGTTGATCTGGTGAATCGGACTGGAGAAAGGGCAGGTGGGTAAGAGCTCTGGCAGAATTCAGTGGATGCCATGCAGAGCTTCTTGATGTCCCAGGATCATCCTAGGCAGAGCAGACCGAGGATGTGGGATGTCCATTTCTGCAGTGCAAGAAGGAAGGTAGCTCACGGACTCATTTTCCAGAGGGCTTGGTGAAGTCCTCACACCTTCCTTGCTATCATTAGGGCCCCGCCCCACCACCCCTTGTTCCCAGCCTGGATCCAGAGGTGGGTGACTTTTCTTGTTGCTTTTGACTTGCTTCCTGGTTTGTGGCAGTTTCCCAGCTTCCCAGCCCTCCCAGAGGGGAAAGGCAGCCAGGCAGACCTTCACTTTTGTGATTACTGGTTAGCAACTCTCCTGGGAAAATGTACACTTGAGATACAGATCCAACATTCCTAgataggtttttgttttctctgccaCCTTTTCTGTGGCTAATGAGGAGTTAACTGTTCTAGGCATCTGGCTACTTGTGACCTCACCTACCTGGCACTCCTCTGTCTGAATCAAAGGACACCCCAGGCCGTGGGTTCCCTGCCCCTCACCTAGTGGAACCTTTTGCTCAGTGACATGAGCTGGGCTTCTCTTTGAAGGTGACCTGGTTGCAGACCCGAGTCTTTGAGGTTTCTCACAAGAGGCCCTTTTTTGGCCTCTTCTCCCTGTGGTCCCAGGTGCTTGTTGGGGGCCTGCttgaggagggtggggagggctcaGATTCCTGCTGCGTCCTGTGAGCCGTGTCAGCTGGGCAGGTAATTTCAGCATCTCTGAACCTCAAAGTCTTCCTCGGTCAGAGGATTTCCTGCTGCCCCTTTACGAGAGCATGGGACCAGATGTGGTACATGGGGGCGCTGCACAGAATCTGGTGCAGATGGGTGCAGCAATGAGGTCTTGGTAGGTGTCACAGATCGTTCCAAGTCCCTTGTCCTATGGACAGGTGACCCGGAGACCCAGGCCCAGGGCCCTCCGGGTGCCAACCAGCCAAGCCCCCACCACACACCAGCACCCAAGTTCTTTGTAAGCTGTTTGGTAGAATATGGCATTCGATGTGGTAGATTTCTTACTTTTGAGCCAAATCTCACTAGAAAACAAGCTATTCAGACAAAATGCTTTATCTTTCAGGCCAGGAAGACCCCGAAGGGAGGCTGCTAGGAGGGCCCTCTGCACTGTCCTCACAGCCATCTGCTGCCCGTGGGCGTGAAGCCCTCGCTCTGGTGGCCCAGGCAGCACACGGCGGATGCTCTGAGACCGAGAGGAAGTGCGGATGTCGGATGTCGGCGTTCTGAAGTTCTCGGCTGTGAGAGCCTGTGGGCAGGCTCACAGGGCAGGCTCTTCTCAACGGGTTGAGCCGTGGGCAGAGCAGGAATTTGTTTTCCAGCGTTTGTATCCCTAAGGGTCTGTGTTAGAATAAGATATAATGGAACCAAGGATAAAAACTCTATCAAATAATCATGGTGTCGGGTTTATTGTGTGCAGAACGTGGTGTGTGGACTCTGGCCTTTCCTAGGTATAATGGCACCTACAGCCTCCCCGAAAAAACTGGCAGGGCTGTTCCTTGGGAACCCTGTGCTTCAGGGTCCCCAATTAAAAATTCTccccaaaaatatttactctgcATCTAGTGAAGCCTGTAGACCTCACTGCATTTATAGGATATATTGTAGGTCAAAGCACAGTGACACCCTGAGGGGAAACCATCCACAGGGCAGGGGGACCGTCTACAAATGGCTTTCTTGGACTTGGGGC
It encodes:
- the NDUFAF8 gene encoding NADH dehydrogenase [ubiquinone] 1 alpha subcomplex assembly factor 8 isoform X2 → MSANTAVWGRVRSRLRAFPEHLAACGPEAAAYGRCVQASTAPGGRLSKDLCAREFEALRSCFAAASCENGQVPHTGQEDPEGRLLGGPSALSSQPSAARGREALALVAQAAHGGCSETERKCGCRMSAF
- the NDUFAF8 gene encoding NADH dehydrogenase [ubiquinone] 1 alpha subcomplex assembly factor 8 isoform X1, which codes for MSANTAVWGRVRSRLRAFPEHLAACGPEAAAYGRCVQASTAPGGRLSKDLCAREFEALRSCFAAAMICFQSCENGQVPHTGQEDPEGRLLGGPSALSSQPSAARGREALALVAQAAHGGCSETERKCGCRMSAF